The DNA window CGCGGCCCGGATACAGCTGGCTGGTGTAATCAATAATCCGCCAGCGGCCGGCCGGCGGCGCCGCGATCGGCTTGTGCACGTTGCTATCGGCGTCGGTCCAGGCCGTCCGCGGCAACGCGCAAGTCAAATCGCTGATCAGCTTGCCGGCCAGGGCGGCGTCGGTCGCATCAAACCGCGGCGGTCCTTCTTGACTGCGCGTCTGGTCCGACAGAGCGATGACAAGCAGCGGGAAAAGCAGCGGGAAAAGCAGCAAACGTAAACGGCAGGACGAAGAGAGAAAGAACATGGAGCAGCTCTACACGCAGAGGGAAGGCGGACCCAGCCCGCACGACGATGCATGCGGGAACGCGCCCGCCGCCCGATGCGGCCAGGAGACAGATCGCAAAAGCATCAACTGCAGAACCGGCGCAGGCGGGTTCAAAAAGACGATCACCGCGACCAGTATACAAAGCCGGCGCATCGCCGGCGCGGACACTGTCCCCGTAGCCGAGCTCGCCAGAGTTTGGACGCTGACTCCCTGCCTTAGAACACGCAGACTAAAGTCTGGCGACTGCCGCTAAATGCCAGAGGGAAGGATGCGGCTGGCGAAAGTAGCGGCGAGCGCCGCAGACAGAAGGCCCCTCGCCGCCGATCGGCGAGGGGGTTGCGGGAAAGAAGTAGCGTTGGCTAGTTGCCGGACTCTTTCGGGTTCTTCAGACGGACGAGCAGCCACTGCTCGGTTTTGTCCTGGCCTAGGTGGATCAGCACGGGGGCTTCGTCCTTGGTCAGGTTGTAGATGCCCGTCTCCACGACATTCGTGGTGTTGTCGCCAACCGTAAAGGCCAGCCGCTGCGTCGACTTGTCGACCGAACCTTGCACCACCTGGGTCACGCCGGTCACGTTGTCGGTGTAGTTGCCGCGAACCACACCCTGCTTGCTGACGGCCAGCTGGATGGTGACATCCGACTTGGGCTGGTCCGGTTTGGTCAGGGCGAACACGCCCAGCGGCAACCAGTCGCCATCGGCCGGGGCCGTCGCATTGGCTCCGTCGGTGGCCAGCGAAAGGGCCTGGTTGTAGTACTCGGTCGTGTTGCCGACATCCTGGTTGTTGACATAGACGTTGTTGTTCTCAATGACCACATTGGAACCGTAATCGTAATACAGCGGCGCGGCCGGATAGTAGCTCATCCAGGAGCCGACCGAAGCCCAGGTGGCAGTCCGCCAGATGGCTCCCGCTCCCCAGCCCGCAGCGTACCAGGCTCCGGGATGGGCCGTATACCAGCCAGCCCCATAAACGCCCCAGTGATTAAAGCCGCCGCGGACGGCAACCGCGCAGTTGTACCGGCCCGAGGGAGCCACATGCACAAAGCCGGCCGTTGCCGGCCTGGCGACAAAGCCACGACCCGCAGCGCCGCCGTTGGGCCCGCGAATGGCTCCGCCGCCTGCGACCGTGCCTCCGGGACCACGTCCAATCGCCTGGCCGCCGGAAACTCCGCCGGCTCCATCAAAACCACGACCAGCCACAGCGCCGCCGTTGGGACCGACTGCCGCACCGCGATAAGCCGAGTTGCCGTCTGGGCCCGTGACTCGACCGCCGGCAGCCACGCCGCCGTCGGGACCGCGACCAATCGCCTGGCCGCCCGAGGCGCCGCCGGCTCCGTCGAATCCGCGACCGGCAACCGCGCCGCCGTTGGGCCCGACCGCTCCGCCGCGATAGGCCGAGTTGCCGCCGGGTCCTGTCACCTGGCCGCCTGCCGCCACGCCGCCGTTGGGACCGCGGCCGACCGCCTGGCCGCCCGAGGCGCCGCCGGCTCCATCAAAGCCGCGACCAGCCACTGCACCACCGTTGGCGCCGACGGCTCCACCGCGATAGGCCGTGTTTCCTTGCGGCCCGGTCACACTGCCGCCCGCAGCATAGCCGCCGCGGGGGCCTTGCGTGGCGCCATGGTTGACGTCAAAACCATTTCCGCCGGCATTGGAACGAACGCTGCTGCTGTTGGCGCCGCCTCCGCCCAGGTTATGCATGCCGCCTTCGGACGGCAGCCCGAGGAAGCTCCCCAGTCGACTCGCACTCGGCGAAGCTCCCGAGAACCGGTCGCCAAAACTATCCCGCGACAGACCACCGCCGCCCAGACCACCGCCGCCCAGACCACCACCGCCCAGACCGCCACGATCGCCAAGTCCGCCGCCGCCAAGTCCGCCGCCGCCAAGTCCGCCACGGTCTCCGCCGCCAAGACCACCGCCGCCAAGACCACCGCCGCCGAAACCACCGCCGCCGAAACCACCGCCGCCGAGACCACCGCCGCCAAGACCACCGCCGCCAAGACCGCCGCGTCCGCCACCGCCGCCGAAACCACCGCCGCCGAAACCACCACGGTCTCCGCCGCCAAGACCACCGCCGCCGCCAAGACCGGCGCCGCCAAGACCACCGCCGCCAAGACCGCCGCCGCCTAAGCCGCCACGTGCAGCGCCGCCACCGCCAAAGCCGCCACCGCCGCCGCCAAAGCCGCCACCGCCGCCGCCGAAGCCGCCACCGCCGCCGCCGAAGCCGCCACCGCCGCCGCCGAAGCCGCCGCGAGCACCACCTCCGCCGAAGCCGCCTCCACCTCCGCCGAAGCCGCCTCCACCGCCGCCGAAGCCGCCGCGACCGCCGCCGCCGCCAAAGCCGCGGGCCGAGCAATCGGCCAGCGGAAGGCTGAACATCAAACTAAGAGTCAACGCTGTAAACAGGTGTTTTCGAATCATATCTCATGTACTCCGCATCAAAGTTTCAGGGAACGGGGGCTCAACGCGAGGCCGGCTGGCGCTTGATCACCACTTCTTCCGTATCGGACAGGACGATGCCGCCCAGCGTGCGCTGCACTGACTGCCAGACATACGCGTCGTCATCAAGGCGGGTCAGCGTATGGATCGCACCGGTGGCCACGCCGTCGCCCGTCATGCCGTTCATCTGGGCCGTCCAGCCATTTTCCCCCTGCGTCCAGACACCGATGGCATGCCCGCCGTCGGAGCTAAAATCCCAAGACTGGAGATGTCCTTGCTGCGGGTTCCAGCCAATGATCTGCTTGCCCGTGGTCTTCACGCCATGGGGATGCGTGACCGTGTAACTCCGTTCGACAAAGCTCTTGTTGGCGATCCATTGGCAGGTCGAGTCGATCCGCACGCCGTGCTCTTCCGCGGTCCAGTCGCCAATCAACCATTCCAGGTCCGACAGATGAGGCCAGGTCGACGGCGTTTCGATCCGCGTCTCACGCACCGAAGCGGCCAGCCATTTGCCGGCGATCTTCACATGCACGACCGAGTAGCGGCTGATGGCCGGAGCGCCTGCCGGCGGCGGTTCGACGACCGAGTGCCCATCCTCAATGGCGGCGCTGTCGCTCAGCAGACGAATCGAGTCGATCATCAGGCGAATCTTTCCCTGCGGATGGGTGGAGAAGTAGCTGGCGTAGCCTTTCTCAATCGCGGCCCTGCCCTCAAAGCTCAGGCCCGTGTCGCTCTGGTATTCGCCTTCTTCCGCGAACATGGCGCCAATTGCTTTGGCATCGTGCTTGTTAAAGGCGACGACAAAAGCTGCCGACGCCGCGCGAATCTCCCCTTCTTCCGAAGCGGCTTCCGTCGGCTGAGCTTTTACTGCCGAGGCTTTGGTCGGCTGCTTTTGCGCCGGCTCGGATTTGGCGGCCGGAGTTTTGGTTGCGGGAGTGCTGGCGAGGCTAAGAGAACAACCCCAAACGCCCGACAGAAAAACGCCAAGGATTCCAGGCAGCAGCGTCCTGCTGACCCGGCGAGAAAAATGGTGGCTCATGATGGGTTCCGAAGAAACAAGGATGCAAGCAGCTGCCGGCTGTGGGACGTTTTCGACCGGATTTCGGCCCAGTAAGCTTCCCTTCGCCCGCGGTCGACGCCCCCGGATGGGAGGCGCAGGTAAACGATTGTCAGCCGCAAGCAACCGGCGCAAAGCGATCCCGGCGGCAGCGGCCGACACTTCAACTTACCTTGCTTCTGCCAGGACGGCCACAAAACTGCACGAACTGTCTGTCGCAAAATTCAGCAGGCGATGCGCGTTGAGACGAAGTTGCCGCCTTGACCCGCCCGCCCCCGATCTGGCGCCTTTTCTTTGGTAATTACGCATTCAGGCGATAGGTCCCTGAATGCTGGCAAAAAACGCCTTTGGCTACGCTCCCGCAGCAGGCGCGACCCACGCCGGATCACACTTCCGTCGTTCCCGGGGCGGCCGGATCCTGGGCGGAGCGGAACAGGCTGGCGATCGGCTCGCCTTCCAGATGCAGCATTTCGCGGTGCAGAATTTTCAGCAGCGTCGACAGAAAGACGACCACCATCGGGCCGATCAAAATGCCGATCGGTCCCAGCGCCTGCACCCCGCCCAGCACGCTGAGCAGGGCCAGCAACGGGTGCAGCTTGGAACGTCCGTGCAGGATGTACGGCTTGATCACATTATCGATGCATGACACGACTACCGCCCCCCAGATCGCCAGCAGGACCGCCGGCCAGAACCGCTCTTCGATGAAGAACAGATAAAGCGCGCACGGAGCCCAGACCGAAGCCGCCCCCACAAAGGGCACCATCGCCAGCGTAAAGGTCAACAGCATCAACAGGAAAACAGCGTTCAGTCCTGCAAAGTAAAAGGCAATCCCCGCAAGCAAGGCCTGGGCCAAAGCCGACACCAGGTGCGACAGCACGACCGCCCGACTGACGTTATCAAACTCCAGCAGTAACTCCTGTTCGTACCGATTGTCGAGCGGGAACAGGTTCATCATGGCGTTGATCATTTTTGGCCCATCGGCAAAGAAGAAAAAGATCGACACCACCATCACAATCAGGCCGATGATATAGCTGGCGACCACGCCTAGCGTAACGCTGGTTGCCTTCGGGGCCGATCGCTGGGCCCAGCCGACCACCGCTGCGTTGACCTCGCCCAGGCGTTCGTCGCTGGGGTTTGCCAGGTCCGCGGCCCACACCATGAAGCCGCTGCCCAGGACGTCGATTTTCAAATCGCGGATCAGGTTCTGCACCTTTTGAATGGCCGTTTCCGTCGCCAGCGTGTCGGGCTTCACACTCGCCACCTCGCCCAGCGCCTTCTCCAGCGGTTCGACCATTTTCCTGGCAGTCGCGTCGTCGAATTGCCCGGAGGCAATCAGGGAGGCCTCCACCCGCATCACGCGCTGCAGGTCGTTTTCGACCACCATCCGCTGGTCGACCATCAACTCGCCGCGCTGGCCTGCTTCCATCAGTTCCGCCAGCGATCCTTCAATCCGCCGCAACTCCTCGGCGCCGGGCAGTTCCAGTCCTGCATTCTTCCGCAACCGCGCGAGCTGCGGCCGAACCGAGCTGACCTTCACCCGAGCGACCAGATCCAACCCTTCGATCGCCGCGATGGTAAAAACGCCCATCGCCGGCAAGAGCACCGCCAGCGTCACACCAATTGTCGTGAGCGCGGCCGCCACCCGCGAGCGGCCTCCGACCCGTTGCAGAATCCACAAGTAAACGGGGCGAAACATCACCACTAACAAACAGGCGAGAAACAACGGCGGCATGAACTTCGCCAGCACACGGTAAACGACAAAGCCCACCACCAGAATAACGGCGATCAACACCACAAAGGAAACCAGCCGCGACATATACCTGCTCCTGCATAGAAGGGGGCCTGCGTACCCTAACAACTTATCGGCATCCCCCAGGAATGGCCATGCGCCACCCGTCGATTTCAAAGCCCGCCGGTTGCAACCTGGCTGCAGGAAGCGAAGCCGCTCTTGCGTTACAATACGCTCGGCGTACTGATTCCCATCTTCCGGCGACAGGTGACCGATGTTCCGAATCCTTTCTTTACCGTCCCTGCTGGCCGTTTTGCTGATGCCGCTGGCTTTCAGCTCGCTGCCGCACAACTTACACGCCCAGCCGCCCCAGACGAACCGTCTGGACGCTCCCCGCATCCAGGCGTTCGCCGCACGCCTGGAAGCCCGCGCGGTCCAGTTGCTGAACCAGGGCGACTACGACGCCGCCGCCCAGATCCTGCAGCAGGTGGTGAAAACGTCCCCGTCTGCATTCAGTTCTCGCTACAACCTGGCATGCGTCTGGGCTCGCCAGGGCAAGACGGACCAGG is part of the Lignipirellula cremea genome and encodes:
- a CDS encoding SgcJ/EcaC family oxidoreductase, which codes for MSHHFSRRVSRTLLPGILGVFLSGVWGCSLSLASTPATKTPAAKSEPAQKQPTKASAVKAQPTEAASEEGEIRAASAAFVVAFNKHDAKAIGAMFAEEGEYQSDTGLSFEGRAAIEKGYASYFSTHPQGKIRLMIDSIRLLSDSAAIEDGHSVVEPPPAGAPAISRYSVVHVKIAGKWLAASVRETRIETPSTWPHLSDLEWLIGDWTAEEHGVRIDSTCQWIANKSFVERSYTVTHPHGVKTTGKQIIGWNPQQGHLQSWDFSSDGGHAIGVWTQGENGWTAQMNGMTGDGVATGAIHTLTRLDDDAYVWQSVQRTLGGIVLSDTEEVVIKRQPASR
- a CDS encoding AI-2E family transporter, with amino-acid sequence MSRLVSFVVLIAVILVVGFVVYRVLAKFMPPLFLACLLVVMFRPVYLWILQRVGGRSRVAAALTTIGVTLAVLLPAMGVFTIAAIEGLDLVARVKVSSVRPQLARLRKNAGLELPGAEELRRIEGSLAELMEAGQRGELMVDQRMVVENDLQRVMRVEASLIASGQFDDATARKMVEPLEKALGEVASVKPDTLATETAIQKVQNLIRDLKIDVLGSGFMVWAADLANPSDERLGEVNAAVVGWAQRSAPKATSVTLGVVASYIIGLIVMVVSIFFFFADGPKMINAMMNLFPLDNRYEQELLLEFDNVSRAVVLSHLVSALAQALLAGIAFYFAGLNAVFLLMLLTFTLAMVPFVGAASVWAPCALYLFFIEERFWPAVLLAIWGAVVVSCIDNVIKPYILHGRSKLHPLLALLSVLGGVQALGPIGILIGPMVVVFLSTLLKILHREMLHLEGEPIASLFRSAQDPAAPGTTEV
- a CDS encoding protocadherin → MHNLGGGGANSSSVRSNAGGNGFDVNHGATQGPRGGYAAGGSVTGPQGNTAYRGGAVGANGGAVAGRGFDGAGGASGGQAVGRGPNGGVAAGGQVTGPGGNSAYRGGAVGPNGGAVAGRGFDGAGGASGGQAIGRGPDGGVAAGGRVTGPDGNSAYRGAAVGPNGGAVAGRGFDGAGGVSGGQAIGRGPGGTVAGGGAIRGPNGGAAGRGFVARPATAGFVHVAPSGRYNCAVAVRGGFNHWGVYGAGWYTAHPGAWYAAGWGAGAIWRTATWASVGSWMSYYPAAPLYYDYGSNVVIENNNVYVNNQDVGNTTEYYNQALSLATDGANATAPADGDWLPLGVFALTKPDQPKSDVTIQLAVSKQGVVRGNYTDNVTGVTQVVQGSVDKSTQRLAFTVGDNTTNVVETGIYNLTKDEAPVLIHLGQDKTEQWLLVRLKNPKESGN